GGCTTTTTGCGTCAGGCCTTCGGGGCCGTTGTCGACGTCGAGCATGATCGCGTCAAAGCCCTGGGGCTCGGCTTGCAGCACCTTGGCCACGTCTTCCATGCGGATCACCGTGCGTGGGTCCAGCAACGGGCGCCCGGATTTTTCCCCCAGCGGCCCACGGTTCCACTCCACGACGCCCGGCACCAGTTCGGCGACGACCACTTCGGCGGTCTTGCCTAAATGCTTGAGGGCCGAGGCCAGGGTAAAGCCCATGCCCAGGCCGCCAATCAGCACCCGTGAAGCAGGGCGCCCGGCGACCTTGCGGCAGGGAATCTCCGCCAGCGCATCTTCGGAGCCGTGCATGCGCGTGTTCATCAATTGGCCGCCGTCACCGCCCTGGATCTTGATGACAAAATCCTCGCCGTATTCGAACAGGCACAAGGCACCGCCGTTGTCGGGGATCGGGGTGGTGTCCAGCAGAACGAAACGTTTCATGGAAATCTCATTGGGAAGGGCATTCTTGCGCGGTTGGGAGTAGCCTTACGACATTCCGGTCAGGCCATGGAGCCATCGATGAAGTGCAGCATTCTAGCGGTCATTGTGTTGAGCGCGCTCGCATCCGGTGCGGCGCAGGCTCAGGAGTTGCAAACCGTCCCGGTTGCGCCAGCAGCAACCCCTGGTGCACCGGGCACGCCAACACCGACGTTGTACCCCCAAGTCACCCCGCCTGCGCAGCCCAAGACCAACGGCTCACCGCCCTTGGCGCCTATCGTGTTGCCGACGCCACCCAAGGACCAGACGGTACCCGGTCTGCAACAGAACGACAGCAAACCGAAGACCCCCGGCGGTTAAAACTGTTGGGACAGCAACTGCCCGTCGGCCATGCGCAGACGCTTGGACAAGGCAATCGCAATCGCGCGGATGATCTTCGCGGCCACCCGAGGCGTTTCGTTGAGCATCTTTTCCAGGGAATCCTTGCCCAGGTTCAACAGCACGCAGTCACTGGCCGCCACGCAACTGGCCGAGCGTCGCTCGCCATCGAGTACCGCCATCTCACCAAAGGCCCGGCCACTGCGCAGGGTAGCGATGGTCAGGCGCTGGCCGTCGTGATGGGTCTTCTGCACCGCCACCTGGCCGCTGTGGAGGATGCACATGAAGGTGCCCGCATCGCCTTCGAGGAAGATCACATCGTCCTGGGCAATGCTGCTGATATTGAAGTAGCCGGCGGCGACGTGAAAATCCTCCGGCAACAGCGGGTCGAACAGCCCGCAGTCCATGAGCATGTCGCGGATTTCATCGTTCAGTAAGGTCGGTTGTGGCATGACTGGTCCATCAATCGGCAAGCGGTCCTGTGTTCAGACAGAACCGCCGCACTAAGTTCCTAAACTAACCCCAGCGCCTTGAACACAAATGCATATTCGAGCGCTACGTCACGTAATCCCTGGTAACGACCGCTCATCCCGCCGTGGCCTGCGCCCAGTTCGGTCTTGAGCAACAGCAGGTTGCGGTCGGTCTTGGTGTCACGCAGCTTGGCCACCCATTTGGCCGCTTCCCAGTACTGCACGCGGCTGTCGTTGTAGCCGGCGATCACCAGCAGGTGCGGGTAGGCCTGGGCCTGGACATTTTCGTACGGCGCGTAGGCCTTGATGCGTTCGTACACCTCGGGCTCTTCGGGGTTGCCCCATTCGTCGTACTCGGTGATGGTCAGCGGCAGCTCCGGGTCGAGCATGGTGTTGAGCACATCGACGAATGGCACTTCGGCAATCGCCGCCTGGAACAGTTCGGGACGCTGGTTGAGCACCGCGCCGATCAACAGGCCACCGGCACTGCCGCCACTGATGGCCAGTTGCTTGGACGTCGTCAGGCCCTGGGCGATCAGGTGTTCGGCGCAGGCGATAAAGTCGCTGAAGGTGTTCTGCTTGTGTTCCTGCTTGCCGTTGCGGTACCAGGCTTCACCCAGTTCGCCGCCGCCACGCACATGCGCAATAGCAAACGCCACGCCGCGATCCAGCAGGCTCAGGCGCGCATGGGAGAACCACGGGTCGAGGCTTTGGCCATAGGCGCCGTAGCCGTACAGGTAGAGCGGGGTGGTTTTGCCGAGTTGATCGCGCTTGACCACCAGGCTGATCGGTACCTGGGTGCCATCGGCGGAGGTGGCCCACAGGCGCTGGCTGACATAGTCGTCGGCGTTGAACGCGCCCAGCACTGGGGTTTCCTTGAGCACCTGTTGCGTGCCAGTGGCCAGTTCCAGCTGACGCACCTGGGCCGGGCGGTTCAGGGCTTCGTAGCGCAGGCGGATCTTGTCGCTGGGGAATTCCAGGCTGTTTTGTACGTAGAGGCTGTAGGCAGCGTCAGGCAATTCCACGCGATACGCCGGCACGCCTTGTGGGTGCACTTCAATCACCGGCAGGCCGCCGATGCGCAGGCTCAGGGTCATGGCGCCGGTATTCAGGCTCACGCCGTCGAGCATCACGTCATTGTTGTGGGGGATCAGGTTTTGCCACTCATCCTCGGTGGGCACGTCGCCAATGTCGGTGGCGACGAACAGTGCGTAGTTGATGCCATCACGGTTGCTGCGGATAAACCAGGTCCACGCGCCATTCAGTTGGCCGTGGTCGACATCGTATTCGTGGTCCTCGACCCGTGGCGCCATGCACGTGAAGTCCAAGTGCGGCTGGCTGGCGTCCAGTGCCCAGATTTCGCTGGTGGTCTTGCTGCCCAGGGCCAGCAGCAACTGGCGCTCGGAGCTGGAGCGGTAGCAGTGCAGGAAGAATCGCCCGTCGGGCTCATGGAACACTTCCTGCGCTGCCGTGCCGTCCAGACGATAGCGATACAGTTTGTGTGGGCGGTGGGTGTCGTCCAGCTCAGCGAAAAACAGGGTCAGGCTGTCGTTGGCCCAGGTCATGCTGCCGTCGCAGTCCTGGAACTCCAGTTCGCTGACCTTGCCGGTGGCCAATTCCTTCACGAACAGGGTGTAGATCTCATCGCCGCTGGTGTCCAGGCTGTAGGCCAGGCGCTGATGGTCGGGGCTGATGCTGAACGCGCCGAGGGAGAAGAAACCGCCATTGGCCAGTGCGTTCGGGTCCAGCAACAGCTCTTCGCTGCTATCGTCTACCTGATTGCCGTCGTCGGCGGGGCGGCGGCAGCGGTAGTGCCGGGCGTACTCGTCACCGGCGGTGGTGCGGGTGTAATACAGGTACGGGCCCCACGGCGAGGGTAGGGAAAGGTCGGTTTCGAGGATGCGGCCCTTGATCTCTTCAAACAGGCTTTCGCGCAAGGCGGCCTGGTCGGCGAGCTGGGCGTCCTGCCAGGCGTTTTCGGCCTTGAGGTAATCGAGTACTTCAGCGTTGTCGCGTTCTTGCAGCCAAGCGTAAGGATCCTGGCCTGGGGCCTTGCGGGCAATCGGGGTGGTCGATGTAGGCATGGATTATTCTCTATCTGGCGGACGGTGGCAGGCTTTGCAGCCGCGACACGCAAAAGCCGTTATCATAGCCGCCTCTTTGCCAGCCTTGCCATGGACACCATGACCGAGAACGACTATCTGACCGCTTGGGGCCTTTACGCCTTCGCCGCTTTGGGCTGCCTGTTGGTGTGGTGGCGCATGACGCGCTGGATCTGGCGCTGGCTGCGTGAGCCATTGCAATTGCTGATGGCGGTGTTGCTGTTGAGCCCGACCATCGTCGACCCGGTCAAGACTCAGTTCGCCCCGGCCGTGGCCATCACTGCCCTGGACCTGGTGCTCAAGGTCGGCAATAACGCCTGGCGCGCGATTTCCGATTTGTTCATGTACACCATGATCGCCTTTGGCGTGTACCTCGTGGTTGTGTTGATCCGCTGGCCCATCGAGCGTGCCGCCAATGCGCGCCGTGAGCGCAAGGCCGCTACCGATGCCGCCCTGGCCGCCGAACTGGCGCAAGATGATGAACCATTCCGCCGTCCGGCGCCTGTCAGTGGCATGCGGGTCGAACCGCGTCTTTAACGTTGCAGCGAGAGCCCTGGCATGTGTGAATTATTGGGCATGAGTGCCAACGTCCCTACCGATATCGTGTTCAGCTTTACCGGGCTGATGCAGCGCGGTGGGCGTACCGGTCCCCACCGCGACGGTTGGGGCATCGCGTTCTACGAAGGCCGTGGCCTGCGTCTGTTCCAGGACCCGGCCGCGAGCAGTGAATCGGAAGTCGCGTTGCTGGTGCAGCGATACCCCATCAAGAGTGAAGTGGTGATCGGCCATATCCGCCAGGCCAATGTGGGCAAGGTGAGCCTGGCCAATACCCACCCGTTCGTGCGCGAACTGTGGGGCCGCAACTGGTGTTTTGCCCATAATGGCCAACTGGCGGACTTCAACCCCCGCGCCACTTTCTACCGCCCGGTCGGCGATACCGACAGCGAAGCGGCCTTCTGCGATTTGCTCAACCGCGTGCGCGAAGCCTTCCCCGAACCGGTAGGCATCGAGCAGATGTTGCCGGACCTGATCGCCGCCTGCGCCGAATACCGCAGCAAAGGCGTGTTCAACTGCCTGCTCAGTGACGGTGACTGGCTGTTCTGCTACTGCTCGACCAAGTTGGCGCAGATCACCCGGCGTGCCCCGTTTGGCCCGGCGCGTTTGAAAGATGTCGACGTAATCGTCGATTTCCAGGCCGAAACCACGCCCAATGACGTAGTGACGGTGATCGCCACCGAGCCGTTGACCGACAACGAAAACTGGACCCGCTACGAACCGGGCCAATGGAGCCTGTGGCGACGCGGTGAATGCGTCAGCCAGGGCATTACTGAGTAAGGATATCGACCATGTTGCTCAGCTATCTGCGGTTGGTGCTGTTTGCCATTGGCCTGTTGGTCGGCGTGCAAGTGCCAGGGTTTATCAATGACTACGCCAAGCGCGTCGAGGCTCACCTGATCGAGGCCCAGACCGGCCTCAGCGGGTTCGAGTCCACCGCAAGGCAGTTTTTCAACGGTGATTTGAAGGCGTTGGTGGCGCACTACCGCGCCAGTGATGACCCGGTGTTCCAGAGCGATGCCAGCAGCCTGGGCGCCATGCTCGATCGCCAGGTGGCGTTGGATAAACAATTCCAGGCCATGCAAGGCCCGTGGTACATCCGCGCCTTGCAGGTGGCAGTGGCTGCCGACCCGGATATCCGTAAGGAAACCTGGAACGGCTACAGCTACCAGATCCTGCTGACCCCTGAAGCCATGGGCTGGGGATTGGGCGGGGCGATGCTGCTGTCGTTTGGGTTGGAGTGTCTGTTCCGGTTGATCGACTGGGTGGTGCTGGGCGGCAAGCGCCTGCGCCAGAGCCGGCCGATTGAAGAGCGGGACCTGAAGGGTCTTTAACGCTCAACCCGGTCTAATGTGGGAGGGGGCTTGCCCCCTCCCACATTTGTATCCGGTTTATTCAGTTGCTCAGCAGCATCCGCTCTTCGCCGACTTCCTCGGCATAGCGACCAACGACCTTCTGGCACAACCCGACAATCTCCTCCACCAATTCCACCCCCACGCGCCACGACACCACCACTTGCAGGTTCGGCAGTTTCTGCGCCATCGGCAGCATGACCAACTCCCCGCGTGCCAGCTCTTCGCGCACCAGCACCGGCGGCAGTGCGCCGATGCCGAATCCGTCGCGCAATAGCCGCGTAATCGCCGACACCGAATTCACACAGTTCATCCGTGGCGCGGCCACGCCGTTGGCCTGCATCAGGCTCAGCACATCCTGGTGCGGGTGGGAGTTTTTCGAGTAGGTGATGATGCGCTCCTGGGCCAGTTCGGCGAGGGAGGCGTAGTCGCGGTGGTAGATCGATTGGCTGGCGACGATCCAGGCCATGGGGTGGCTGCACAGTTCCAGGCTGCGTACGGTTTCCAGACGCAGCAGGTCGGTTTGCAGGATCAGGTCGAGAAAGCCTTTTTGCAGCTGATCGCTGAGGTTGAGCGCGGTATCGGCGACCAATTCGATTTCCACCAAAGGGAAATGGTCCATCAGTTCCGCCACCAGCGGGCTGAGCCAGGTGTGGATCACCGTGTCCATCGCGCCGATCCGAATACGCCCGACCTTGCTGCTGGTGGTCTCCAAGGATTGCTTCAGCCCTTGCATGGTCACCATCATCTGCTCGGCGTAATCGAGCACTTTCAAGCCTTCCGGCGTCAGGCTCACGCCCCGCGAATCACGCAGGAACAGCTTCACCCCCAACTCGCTTTCCAGCACGGCGATGCGGCTGGAAATCGAGGCCTGGGTGGTGAACAGCTTCTCGGCCGTCAGGCGAAAGCTCTTGAGCTTGGCCACCCAGACGAAGGTTTCGAGGAACTTCAAATTCATGGGATCAACTTTTTCTTATGCATGGATCGGTTTTTATTAGTTGGACGCCGCACCGGGCCAGCGCCAAAAATCGAGCCATTGCACGATAAGCGTCGGTGGGGTGTCAGGACAAGTTGCGCGTTCTGCGTTAAAAATCCCACACTACAAAAAAATAAGTCCTACAGGAGCGTCAGGCCGTGAGCCGTCTTTTACTGAATTGCGACATCGGCGAAAGCTTTGGCAACTGGACCTTGGGTCTGGACGCCGATGTCATGCCGTTCATTGATTGCGCCAACGTGGCCTGCGGCTTTCATGCGGGCGACCCGAGCATCATGCGCAAGACTGTCAGCCTGGCGCTCAAGCATGGCGTGCAAGTGGGGGCGCACCCGGCGTACCAGGACTTGCAAGGTTTTGGCCGTCGCTCCATGGCCTACACGCCTCAGGAAATCCAGGACCTGTTGCACTATCAGATCGGCGCACTCGACGGCATCTGTCGTGCCCAGGGCGGGCGTGTCAGCTATGTCAAACCCCATGGCGCGATGTACAACGACATGATGGCCAACCCTGCGCAGTTGCGTGCGGTGATCCAGGCCGTGGCCGCCTATGGCGACCTGCCACTGATGCTGCTGGCCACCCGTGACAACAGCGCGGCCCAGGCCTTGGGTGACGAGTACGGCGTGACCCTGTGGTTCGAAGCCTTCGCTGATCGCGCCTACGATAACAATGGCCACTTGGTGTCCCGCCAGTTACCAGGCGCCGTACACCACGACGCCGAAACGATCATCCAGCAAGCCCTGACGATTTCTCGTGGCGAATCGCTGACGGCCAGCGACGGCAGCGCCCTTGTGTTACAGGCCAATACCCTGTGCGTGCATGGCGACAACGCCAGTTCGATTGCTGCCGTGCAGCGTATCCGCGAGGCGTTGAAGCCAGCATGAAGCCACGGATTGAAGTGGTGGCCATCGACTGCCTGATGGTGCGTCTGTTCGATGCGATCGCAGAAGCCAACATGCCGTGGATGCTCGCCGCCGCCCAACGTCTGCGCGAGGGGTTTGGCGCGGCATTGGTGGACCTGGTGCCGTCCTACACCACCTTGATGGTGCATTACGACCTGATCGCACTGAGCCCGGCCCAGGCCCGTGAGCTGATCGACCATGCGTTCACCGACTTGCAGCCCCTGGCCCAAGGAAGCGGCCAATGCCATGTGCTGCCGGTGTGGTACGACCTGAGTGTCGGCCCGGAGCTGAGCTTGCTCAGCCAGCGCAGTGGCCTGGCCGTCGACGCCGTTATCCGTCGCCACAGCGCCCATGAATATCAGGTGTTCGCCCTCGGCTTCGCCCCTGGTTTTGCTTTTATGGGGTTGGTGGACGAAGTCCTCGCCAGCCCACGCCTCAACACCCCGCGCAAACGCGTGGCGGCCGGCAGTGTGGGGATCGCCGAGCGCCAGACGGCGGCTTACCCGGTTGTTTCTCCGGGCGGCTGGAACCTGATCGGCCGTACCCCCGCCAAACTCTTCGACCGCGCGCGCGACGGCTACAGCCTCATGCAACCTGGCGACACGGTGCGCTTCGAAGCGGTCAGTCGCGCCGAATTCATCAACCTGGGTGGCGATGACACGCCGTTGGAGGCGCAGGCATGAGCCGCTTGATCATCGAGGCCAGCACGCCGCTGTGTCTGTTGCAGGACGCCGGCCGTTTTGGCGTGCGCCACCTGGGCGTTACCCAGGGCGGGGCGCTGGATTGGGTGTCAATGTCCTGGGCCAACTGGCTGCTGGGCAACGCGCTGGACGCGCCGGTAGTGGAAATCACGTTGGGCGGCTTTACCGTGCAGGCTGAGGATTATTGCCTGCTGGCCCTGGCCGGTGCGGACCTGGGCGCGTTTATCGACGAACGAGCTCTCAGCCCTGGCCGCAGTTTTATCCTGCAAAAAGGCCAGCGCTTGCGTTTTACCCAGCCGTTCAACGGCGCACGGGCTTACCTGGCGGCGCCGGGTGGGTTTGACGCGCCGGCTGTGCTGGGCAGCTGCGCCACGGTGGTGCGCGAGGAATTGGGCGGGCTGGACGGTTTTGGCAAGGCGCTCGGTGAAGGTGGGCGGTTGGCTTATTCGGGCACGGGCGGGGCGATGAACGTTTTAAGCGAGCCCGCACTTGCGGCCAAGGCACCGCTGGACGTGATCGTCGGTGCACAGATCGGCCAGTTCAGCGGCCAGAGCCTGTTCGATGTGTTTAACACCGAGTGGACCTTGGACAGCCGCGCCGACCGCATGGGCATGCGTTTGTTGGGCACGCCGTTGCAGTACCAGGGGCCGTCGCTGATTTCCGAAGGGATCCCGCTGGGCGCAATCCAGGTACCGCCGGATGGGCAGCCGATTGTGTTGCTCAATGATCGGCAGACCATTGGCGGTTATCCGCGCCTGGGGGCGTTGACGCCGTTGGCGCTGGCGCGGCTGGCGCAGTGTTTACCGGGAGAAAAGGTGAGGGTGGTGCCGGTTGTCCAGGAAACGGCGCATCGGCAGCATGTCGAGTATTTGCGCCGATTTACATAACACCGCAATTTAAAATGTGAGAGGGGGCTTGCTCCCGATAGCAGTGTGTCAGTCAACCCATCAGTGACTGACCCACCGCCATCGGGAGCAAGCCCCCTCCCGCATTAGATCTCCTGCATTATTTGGGTCGGCGTTTATTTGGAGAGCAAGCGCATCCCTTCTTCCAACCCGCGCAGCGTCAGCGGAAACATCTGATCCTCCACCAAGTCCTGCACAATCTTGGTCGACGCCGTGTAGCCCCAGGTGTCCTTCGGATACGGGTTAATCCAGATCAGCTTCTTGTACTTGGCCATGAAGCGCTGCATCCATACATAGCCCGGCTCTTCGTTCCAATGCTCGACGCTGCCGCCGGCCTGGGTGATCTCATACGGGGCCATCGACGCGTCGCCGATAAAGATCACTTTGTAATCCGCGCCGTACTTGTGCAGCAGGTCTTGGGTGGCGGTGCGCTCCGAGGTGCGGCGCTGGTTGTTCTTCCACACCGACTCGTACACAAAGTTGTGGAAGTAGAAGTACTCCAAGTGCTTGAACTCGGTCTTGCACGCCGAGAACAGCTCTTCGCAGATCTTGACGTGGGCGTCCATCGAGCCGCCGATATCAAACAGCAGCAACAGCTTGATGGTGTTACGCCGCTCCGGGCGCATCTGGATGTTCAGCAGCCCTGCATCGCGGGCGGTGTGGTCGATGGTGCCATCGATATCCAGCTCCTCGGCCGCGCCTTGGCGCGCGAACTTGCGCAGGCGGCGCAGGGCGATCTTGATATTGCGCGTGCCCAACTCCACCTGGTCGTCGAGGTTCTTGTATTCGCGCTGGTCCCAGACCTTGACCGCCTTGCCCTGGCGCTGGCCGGCGTCGCCGACGCGAATGCCTTCGGGGTTGTAGCCGCCGGAACCGAACGGGCTGGTGCCGCCGGTGCCGATCCATTTGTTGCCGCCGGCGTGGCGTTCCTTCTGTTCTTCCAGGCGTTTCTTGAATGCCTCGATCAGCTTGTCCAGCCCGCCGAGGGACTGGATCTGCGCACGCTCCTCATCGCTGAGCGAACGCTCGAACTCCTTGCGCAGCCACTCTTCGGGGATCAGCGCCTGCAAGTGGTCGTCGAGTTTTTCCAGGCCGTTGAAATAGGCGCCGAAGGCCCGGTCGAACTTATCGAAATGCCGCTCGTCCTTCACCAGGATCGTCCGGGCCAAGTAGTAGAACTCGTCCATGTTGGCGAACGTCACGCGCTGTTTCAGCGCGTTGATCAGGTCGAGCAGCTCGCGCACCGACACCGGCACCTTGGCGGCACGCATTTCGTTGAACAGGTTGAGCAACATCAGCGATTACCGCGACGGCTCATGAACGCCAGACGTTCCAGCAACTGCACGTCTTGCTCGTTCTTGACCAAGGCACCGGCCAGCGGCGGGATGGCCTTGGTCGGGTCGCGTTCGCGCAGCACCGCTTCGCCGATGTTGTCGGCCATCAGCAGCTTGAGCCAGTCGACCAGTTCGGAGGTGGATGGTTTTTTCT
The genomic region above belongs to Pseudomonas sp. S35 and contains:
- a CDS encoding cyclic nucleotide-binding domain-containing protein; this translates as MPQPTLLNDEIRDMLMDCGLFDPLLPEDFHVAAGYFNISSIAQDDVIFLEGDAGTFMCILHSGQVAVQKTHHDGQRLTIATLRSGRAFGEMAVLDGERRSASCVAASDCVLLNLGKDSLEKMLNETPRVAAKIIRAIAIALSKRLRMADGQLLSQQF
- a CDS encoding S9 family peptidase: MPTSTTPIARKAPGQDPYAWLQERDNAEVLDYLKAENAWQDAQLADQAALRESLFEEIKGRILETDLSLPSPWGPYLYYTRTTAGDEYARHYRCRRPADDGNQVDDSSEELLLDPNALANGGFFSLGAFSISPDHQRLAYSLDTSGDEIYTLFVKELATGKVSELEFQDCDGSMTWANDSLTLFFAELDDTHRPHKLYRYRLDGTAAQEVFHEPDGRFFLHCYRSSSERQLLLALGSKTTSEIWALDASQPHLDFTCMAPRVEDHEYDVDHGQLNGAWTWFIRSNRDGINYALFVATDIGDVPTEDEWQNLIPHNNDVMLDGVSLNTGAMTLSLRIGGLPVIEVHPQGVPAYRVELPDAAYSLYVQNSLEFPSDKIRLRYEALNRPAQVRQLELATGTQQVLKETPVLGAFNADDYVSQRLWATSADGTQVPISLVVKRDQLGKTTPLYLYGYGAYGQSLDPWFSHARLSLLDRGVAFAIAHVRGGGELGEAWYRNGKQEHKQNTFSDFIACAEHLIAQGLTTSKQLAISGGSAGGLLIGAVLNQRPELFQAAIAEVPFVDVLNTMLDPELPLTITEYDEWGNPEEPEVYERIKAYAPYENVQAQAYPHLLVIAGYNDSRVQYWEAAKWVAKLRDTKTDRNLLLLKTELGAGHGGMSGRYQGLRDVALEYAFVFKALGLV
- a CDS encoding MFS transporter, whose protein sequence is MAGFAAATRKSRYHSRLFASLAMDTMTENDYLTAWGLYAFAALGCLLVWWRMTRWIWRWLREPLQLLMAVLLLSPTIVDPVKTQFAPAVAITALDLVLKVGNNAWRAISDLFMYTMIAFGVYLVVVLIRWPIERAANARRERKAATDAALAAELAQDDEPFRRPAPVSGMRVEPRL
- a CDS encoding class II glutamine amidotransferase: MCELLGMSANVPTDIVFSFTGLMQRGGRTGPHRDGWGIAFYEGRGLRLFQDPAASSESEVALLVQRYPIKSEVVIGHIRQANVGKVSLANTHPFVRELWGRNWCFAHNGQLADFNPRATFYRPVGDTDSEAAFCDLLNRVREAFPEPVGIEQMLPDLIAACAEYRSKGVFNCLLSDGDWLFCYCSTKLAQITRRAPFGPARLKDVDVIVDFQAETTPNDVVTVIATEPLTDNENWTRYEPGQWSLWRRGECVSQGITE
- a CDS encoding DUF2937 family protein produces the protein MLLSYLRLVLFAIGLLVGVQVPGFINDYAKRVEAHLIEAQTGLSGFESTARQFFNGDLKALVAHYRASDDPVFQSDASSLGAMLDRQVALDKQFQAMQGPWYIRALQVAVAADPDIRKETWNGYSYQILLTPEAMGWGLGGAMLLSFGLECLFRLIDWVVLGGKRLRQSRPIEERDLKGL
- a CDS encoding LysR family transcriptional regulator, yielding MNLKFLETFVWVAKLKSFRLTAEKLFTTQASISSRIAVLESELGVKLFLRDSRGVSLTPEGLKVLDYAEQMMVTMQGLKQSLETTSSKVGRIRIGAMDTVIHTWLSPLVAELMDHFPLVEIELVADTALNLSDQLQKGFLDLILQTDLLRLETVRSLELCSHPMAWIVASQSIYHRDYASLAELAQERIITYSKNSHPHQDVLSLMQANGVAAPRMNCVNSVSAITRLLRDGFGIGALPPVLVREELARGELVMLPMAQKLPNLQVVVSWRVGVELVEEIVGLCQKVVGRYAEEVGEERMLLSN
- a CDS encoding 5-oxoprolinase subunit PxpA, whose translation is MSRLLLNCDIGESFGNWTLGLDADVMPFIDCANVACGFHAGDPSIMRKTVSLALKHGVQVGAHPAYQDLQGFGRRSMAYTPQEIQDLLHYQIGALDGICRAQGGRVSYVKPHGAMYNDMMANPAQLRAVIQAVAAYGDLPLMLLATRDNSAAQALGDEYGVTLWFEAFADRAYDNNGHLVSRQLPGAVHHDAETIIQQALTISRGESLTASDGSALVLQANTLCVHGDNASSIAAVQRIREALKPA
- the pxpB gene encoding 5-oxoprolinase subunit PxpB — translated: MKPRIEVVAIDCLMVRLFDAIAEANMPWMLAAAQRLREGFGAALVDLVPSYTTLMVHYDLIALSPAQARELIDHAFTDLQPLAQGSGQCHVLPVWYDLSVGPELSLLSQRSGLAVDAVIRRHSAHEYQVFALGFAPGFAFMGLVDEVLASPRLNTPRKRVAAGSVGIAERQTAAYPVVSPGGWNLIGRTPAKLFDRARDGYSLMQPGDTVRFEAVSRAEFINLGGDDTPLEAQA
- a CDS encoding biotin-dependent carboxyltransferase family protein; this translates as MSRLIIEASTPLCLLQDAGRFGVRHLGVTQGGALDWVSMSWANWLLGNALDAPVVEITLGGFTVQAEDYCLLALAGADLGAFIDERALSPGRSFILQKGQRLRFTQPFNGARAYLAAPGGFDAPAVLGSCATVVREELGGLDGFGKALGEGGRLAYSGTGGAMNVLSEPALAAKAPLDVIVGAQIGQFSGQSLFDVFNTEWTLDSRADRMGMRLLGTPLQYQGPSLISEGIPLGAIQVPPDGQPIVLLNDRQTIGGYPRLGALTPLALARLAQCLPGEKVRVVPVVQETAHRQHVEYLRRFT
- a CDS encoding VWA domain-containing protein, which gives rise to MLLNLFNEMRAAKVPVSVRELLDLINALKQRVTFANMDEFYYLARTILVKDERHFDKFDRAFGAYFNGLEKLDDHLQALIPEEWLRKEFERSLSDEERAQIQSLGGLDKLIEAFKKRLEEQKERHAGGNKWIGTGGTSPFGSGGYNPEGIRVGDAGQRQGKAVKVWDQREYKNLDDQVELGTRNIKIALRRLRKFARQGAAEELDIDGTIDHTARDAGLLNIQMRPERRNTIKLLLLFDIGGSMDAHVKICEELFSACKTEFKHLEYFYFHNFVYESVWKNNQRRTSERTATQDLLHKYGADYKVIFIGDASMAPYEITQAGGSVEHWNEEPGYVWMQRFMAKYKKLIWINPYPKDTWGYTASTKIVQDLVEDQMFPLTLRGLEEGMRLLSK